From the Manis pentadactyla isolate mManPen7 chromosome 7, mManPen7.hap1, whole genome shotgun sequence genome, one window contains:
- the FKBP14 gene encoding peptidyl-prolyl cis-trans isomerase FKBP14 has translation MRLFLWNAVLTLLVTSLIGALIPGPEVKIEVLQKPFICHRKTKGGDLMLVHYEGYLEKDGSLFHSTHKHNNGQPIWFTLGILEALKGWDQGLKGMCVGEKRKLVIPPALGYGKEGKGKIPPESTLIFNIDLLEIRNGPRSHESFQEMDLNDDWKLSKDEVKVYLKKEFEKHGAVVNESHHDVLVEDIFDKEDEDKDGFISAREFTYKHDEL, from the exons aTGAGGCTTTTCCTGTGGAACGCGGTCCTGACGTTGTTAGTCACTTCTTTGATTGGGGCTCTGATCCCAGGGCCAGAAGTGAAAATTGAAGTGCTCCAGAAGCCGTTCATCTGCCATCGCAAGACCAAAGGAGGGGATTTGATGTTGGTGCACTATGAAGGCTACTTAGAAAAAGACGGCTCCTTATTTCACTCCAC TCACAAACATAACAATGGTCAACCCATTTGGTTCACCCTGGGCATCCTGGAGGCTCTCAAAGGTTGGGACCAGGGCTTAAAGGGAATGTGtgtaggagagaagagaaagctcGTCATTCCTCCTGCCCTGGGCTATGGCAAAGAAGGAAAAG GTAAAATTCCCCCAGAAAGTACATTGATATTCAACATTGATCTCCTGGAGATTCGAAATGGACCAAGATCCCATGAATCATTCCAAGAAATGGATCTCAATGATGACTGGAAACTCTCTAAAGATGAG gttaaAGTGTATTTAAAGAAGGAGTTTGAAAAGCATGGTGCAGTGGTGAATGAAAGTCATCATGATGTTTTGGTGGAGGACATTTTTGATAAAGAAGATGAAGACAAAGATGGTTTTATATCTGCCAGAGAATTTACATATAAACATGATGAATTATAG